The genome window TTCAAATCCAGTCATTCTCCAGCCTCCACGTCAACTTTTgaagttttttattctttttttttttggtttttgttgtccaaatttcccttttacAGTAAAACTATTGAGGTGACGGCCATACCCCGCCACCTCCCCCATGGCAATATCAACTTCCTGTTCCCTGGAAGGAGCAATTAGAAAAATCAGGAAGGAGCTGGGAACTACAGCACCAGAGAGGTGACTTGACCTCTGGTGAACAAAGCAACCGTCTTGGCTGGTGACTGAGGTGGCTGACATTTTGCCCAAGGGCAGTTCTGATCTAATAAAATGAGctgggaggaaactgaggcaatacCCAATTGTGCACTAGAGGGCAGGAAGGGGTATAAGCTGGTCACTGTGGCAACAGTGGCACTTGCTGAGTACCACATCAGTAGACCAGTCAGTAAGCCACCATTCTGGTCACTAAGAAGGGAGCTGTGTTGAGTTTGAGGGAGTAGGAAGTGGAGGAGGTGATGAACAAGACAGCCAACTAGGTTACTGGGACAACATGTGGGTTTCTGGGGTAGCGCTGTTGATTAACAGAGATTATACTGGGGTATGGAAAGGGAAGAACAAGACACATTGGGCCTGCCACAGCAGATGGCAGTCAACTTAGCTGTCCTACAAGCAGCACAGAGAACAAGGGCAGGGAGATCCTGGGAAGGGCCACTGAATACTGGGAAAACCCTCCTCAGCCCACCCTCTCTTCTTACAGTCAAGTAAGTTCCAGCTTCCTCCTGAAACAGGAAGTTCATCCTGCTCCCCCTTCTCTACATTGTAAGAACcacccacctctccccaccccgaGACTAAGCCACTTTGAGTTCCAGCCAGACCACTTCCTATTTCAGAAGTGCTACTTCCTGTCCTGGATGAAGGCACTTCCAGTTCCTGCTGCACTGCTTCTGCCACTTCCCAAGCCACTTCTGTCCAGGCCTGGTCACTTCTTGTCTGGAGCAAGTCACTTCCTGTCCCAAGTGGCCTATTCAGCATCAGACCAAATCCACATGTGTCCCGACTGGTTCATATCTTGCCATTGGCCACTGGTCAAACAGGACACTTCTTCTCGTGGTAGCTGTCGTGACCCAACCACCCAAAATGGCTGAAGTAAGTATGTAAAGGCCTGGGCGGGGCAGAGGAGGAGACCCTACTGCCCATGCCCCGAGTCGGGTGGAGTGCCAGAGCCTTCCCCTAAGGCTCCCATTTTTGGCAGACTGAGGCAAGTGGTTGGTAAGAGGTCAGAAGAGGGAGCTGAGGGGAGGAATGCTTTGAGGCCCCCACCCAGGAGATGGGAGAGGCATAGGATAAGAATCCAAGAGGGCAAAAGGAGAGGTAGGGAAGGGGATGCTAGGGAAGAGGAACAGACCTAGAgacagaaggcagagaaagaacaggagagagagaaaagaagaacaacAGTGAGAGGCAGAAAGAGGTGCCAACCAAAGACTGACTGTTCCCACCCCTGGCTCTTAGTGGGTGACAGGGACAAGGGTCCCTGGCCACGGTCAGTTGAGGAGGCTGAGTCTGCTCTCTTCCCCAAGGGACTGGACCCAGGAACACAGAGACAGAGGGGGCACACGTGGCCAACCAGAGGGCAGGAGGTGGCTCGGTGGACGTCTTAAGAAATCCTAACAGTGGAGAAAAGGGCAACAGCCAGAAGCAAAGGAGCTGGGCAGGGGTAAAGGGGCCAAGGAGATGCTAGAGGTGTCCCTCTAACCGTGAATTAAACTGGAAGAGCACCCCAAGAAGGGCTAGATCCAGGAGAGTCAGGTGGGAGGAGCCCTCATACCTTGTAGTAGATGTTTGGAGGGCTCTGGGGGGGCCCATCCTGCACGATGTACACAGGATGCCCATAGTCACCACTCACCTTCTCATAGTGGGGACAAAAGGGGGGGTCTGCAGCCCCACCACCCCGCAGAGCTATCCCTATCTCCCCAGGCTCAGCCTCCCGAGGTCCcatcccacctccacccccaagaCCCATagaccctcctcccctcccaaagGAGCCAGGACCAGGGTGGCGACTCTCCGAAGGCTTGGCCCGCCGTCTCCGCCAACACAtggcacccccagcccctgccacgCCCAGCAAGAGCAGCGCCAGCCCCCCCGCTGCCCCGGCCACTGCGGGCatgctgggagggggcagggggcctTCAGCACCCCGGGAGGTTGCATTGCTGGTGGGGTCAcctggcagggaaggggtggaggaaagagggggaggggctgaaggagcCACCTGGGCATCTGAACACCCAACCTTGGGGGTCCCCATGGGCTTCCCCAGCAATGCCCTTTGGggaccctgcctcccctccccctagCCCTGCTCAGCATCCAGGTGTGTCCAGTCCTTCAGCTCCGAGGCAAGCAGTCCTCCCCACTTCCGACAGCACTGATTGAAGCACTGACTTGGCTAATTAGTTCTAATTGAGACTTCTCCTCATTTGGCTTCCattctcctcccaccctcccatcctctcttctcctctttccTGTATCACCACCCCCAAAACTGAAGGTGGGGGAAAGGGTGAAGGCAGGGCAGCTGGAGTCCATGagcagaggaggctggggaaggCAGGAGGCTGGCCCTGGTTCCTACCTGGCATGTTCTCCTTCCCAGGGTCCAGGCTGCGGGCTGCCCCTCGGTCTCTCTCCATGGGCACTTCAGACACAGGCTTTCGGGGGGCAGCCCCTCCTCGGGGACCTGGAGATGGGGAACACCCAAGAGAGGAGCTGAGCCAGAAGCCCCTGCCCAAGATGGTACTACCTCTATCCCACCCTCCCTCAGCTCCCAGGATGGGGTTCCAGCCCCACTCACTTTGTCCCACTCGGAGAAGCACCTTCATGCCTCTGGTGAGGCACACACCTCCCTGCAAGCTCTCCAGGCCTTCCCGGGTTCCATCTGATGTGGCTAGGAGAGAAGAGCCAGAGGGAGAGGTTGGCACTCCAGAGGgtagccttccccatgccccggCCCCAACACCACCAGAAGCCGTAAGGGGTCTCCGTGGCTCCAACGGTCCCCTCCCTCATCTGCTCTGGATCTTAGGAGCACCTCCCCACTccactctgccctctgcccagcagtACCAATTATGTAGTAATCATGGTGTGAGCGGAACTCATGGCCCCAGAGGTTAGGGCTATACTCCTGAAACTTGATGGTGAAGCGGAGATCCAGGTCTGGCCGGTCACAAGTGAGAAGGAGGTTTGGGGCAGGGGGTGCCTCACAGCGCCGGCCCTGGGCACCCCCAACCAGGTACAGCTTGTAGAACTCATAATTAGGAGAAGAgtgggggccaggaggccgggcCCGGGGGCACAGCAGGTCTAGGCGGTCCCCAATCTGTGGGTAGAGCACGTAACCGCCCTCTGCCTGGAACCTATGGGAAGGAGGGTGAGGTGGACAATGAGGAGAGGTATCAGAGGTCTGGCCCCCAGAGCTTTGTCTCCCTCACCCCACATCCATGCAGGACAGCCTTGGTCTGAATGGCAAGTCagttctgacagagaaggcacgAAGGCTCTGTTAGCCCACGTCGGAAGCAGCAGGAAGCCAGGCTCAGAGGTCTCCTGCCTCTTGGTGTGCCCAAATGCACTCTTCAGCCCGCCCTCACCACATGCACACTGCCATCTCTCGCTCCATCACCAGCCCTGTTGCCATGGCAACAGGATGCCAGTTACCAAGGAGCTGGCCTCTCTGGAACCACACAGCCCACCCATCCCAGGTGATTTCACTATTCCATGACAGTCAACCATGGGGGcagcctcccctcctccaggccacCACTGAATTTCAGGAATTTCAGGGCAAAGGGGTCGGGTGTGGAAGGGGGTGTCGAGGGTAATCCAGACCAATGCTGCAAGTAAGCCAGGCAATGTGACAGGAGTTAAATGCCTGGCCTGGCAATGGCCATAAATGAGGCTAATGGGAACCAGGGTCTGGGGTCCAGCTGCTCAGACATTTCCCGGCTCAGTAACCTTCCTACCCTAAGTCTCAGACTTCCTAGAAAAGTGCTCTATTGCTTTGTAATAGAAGGAGTTGACTTTTTTAACCACAGCTAACATAAACCCACATCTCCCCCAGCCCAGCATCCACTGGTTGAGCACAGCCACTGTTTGTCAAGGACTGCAGCCCCTCTCTGTGCATTAATGACAGACAGGGTCTCAGAACTGGGTCCCAGGGGACTACTGCTCATTATCTTCCCAGACTCCCAAATGACCTGTTCCCTCCCACCCATTCCAAAGAGCCCCATAACACCCTGACTCCCTTCTCTCAACCCTATCAGAATAAGCCTAACTTAACATCAAGTTGCACCTGATATTCAAACTGCAGCTGGGAGCTGGCGGGTAGACTGGCAGGTACTCAGGAGACTGAGTAGAGAAAAGACATTTGAAATTATACccaaagagaggcagagagggaggccaggacagGGAGATGTGAGGGAGGATGTcaggtaaagaaaggaaggacaatGATCCTAGTTCTCCTTTAATAATCTTACATGCTCAAACACCTTACCTCTAATTTTCATAAAAGCTGTATTCTGAGGATACaaactcagaaaggttaagtgacatGACCAAGGCCACAGAGCTGAAAACAGCAGAGCTAGGAATAAGACTCAAATTTGATGACCTCCAaagcccaccccctgccccgtGGCCTCACACAGCCTCCCAGGGAAGTAGGAATTTTTCAAAACACAGAACTCTTGTGCCAATGGGGAGTTGTATCTGCATGGAGGCAAGGGACCCAGATGACCTTCCAAGGATTCTGTCCTACCCTCTGTGGCTTGAATTTTCATCTGACCcctggcctttttttttcttttttttttttcagagcaaaGCAAGCATGCCAGGGAACAGAGGGTCTGATGGAAGAGTTTGCAGCAAAGATGGGGGAGGGGCCAATGGAGTTCTCAGGACTCCACATACAAGAGAGAGAGGAGGCTTTAGAGGGCTCCAGAATTCTTCTAAAAAGAAGCCCCCAAGCCGCTAAGGCAGAAATACCTTCTGGTTGGGAACTTTTTCCTGCAAGGGCTCACTGACCCTCTGGCTGTGGGCAGGAGTTTGGAGACAAACTGTGTGAAAAGAGTCAAGAAGCCTTGGGAGACTTGGCCCCAGAGGCCCCAAACTAAGCCCCTTTCCCTCCCGTCTCCTGCACTAAGTCCCTTCTGGGAGGAGGCACCCTGCCTTCCCCTCAGCACCTCAGCAGCACCTACTCAGCGGCCCTCCTGAGAGCTGACATTAACCAGGCTCCCTCCAAGCCCAGCCCCCGACAGGACACAAGTCTCCCACAAACCCAAATAACCACTCCACTGCT of Manis javanica isolate MJ-LG chromosome 4, MJ_LKY, whole genome shotgun sequence contains these proteins:
- the EFNB3 gene encoding ephrin-B3, with the protein product MGAPHSGPGGVQVGVLLLLGFLGLVSGLSLEPVYWNSANKRFQAEGGYVLYPQIGDRLDLLCPRARPPGPHSSPNYEFYKLYLVGGAQGRRCEAPPAPNLLLTCDRPDLDLRFTIKFQEYSPNLWGHEFRSHHDYYIIATSDGTREGLESLQGGVCLTRGMKVLLRVGQSPRGGAAPRKPVSEVPMERDRGAARSLDPGKENMPGDPTSNATSRGAEGPLPPPSMPAVAGAAGGLALLLLGVAGAGGAMCWRRRRAKPSESRHPGPGSFGRGGGSMGLGGGGGMGPREAEPGEIGIALRGGGAADPPFCPHYEKVSGDYGHPVYIVQDGPPQSPPNIYYKV